The sequence below is a genomic window from bacterium.
CACGCACGAGCACCCGACGCAGGGGCTGCTCGACCTGCTCACGCTGCGCCAGCATCTCGGCGCGCTGGCCGGGCGCAAGATCGTCATCGTCGGCGACATCCTGCACAGCCGCGTCGCGCGCAGCAACATCCACGGCCTGACCAAGCTCGGCGCGCAGGTCACGCTCTGCGGGCCGCCGACGCTCCTGCCGCGCGAGCTGGCGACGCTCGGCGTCACGCTGGAGTACGATCTCTCTCGCGCGCTGGGCGGCGCCGAGGCCGTGAACATCCTGCGTATCCAGCGCGAGCGGCAGGAGGGCGGGCTCCTGCCCAGCCTGCGTGCCTACGCCCGCGACTGGCAGGTGCAGCCGCATCACCTGGAGCTGATGGCGCCCGGCGCGATCGTGCTCCACCCCGGCCCGATGAACCGCGGCGTCGAGATCGCGCAGGCCGTGGCGAACGGGCCGCGCGCGGTCATCCTCGAGCAGGTGACCC
It includes:
- a CDS encoding aspartate carbamoyltransferase catalytic subunit, with the translated sequence MIYTRKDLLDLESLSAEEITLFLDTAEKFREIGEREVKKVPTLRGYTVCNLFFENSTRTRISFELAEKRLSADVVNFSASTSSVAKGETLLDTAENLLAMKMDMFVIRHAASGAPHFLATRVPASVINAGDGTHEHPTQGLLDLLTLRQHLGALAGRKIVIVGDILHSRVARSNIHGLTKLGAQVTLCGPPTLLPRELATLGVTLEYDLSRALGGAEAVNILRIQRERQEGGLLPSLRAYARDWQVQPHHLELMAPGAIVLHPGPMNRGVEIAQAVANGPRAVILEQVT